The following proteins are co-located in the Heteronotia binoei isolate CCM8104 ecotype False Entrance Well chromosome 8, APGP_CSIRO_Hbin_v1, whole genome shotgun sequence genome:
- the ETFBKMT gene encoding electron transfer flavoprotein beta subunit lysine methyltransferase, with translation MVSWGWRWQIHWCGKYVFRNVSGQKNRSHHLPWRGFHRRTSGSLLDPETRKFLEENTEITNSGNLTPEIKLRLLTPRCPFWKKKAALWPYKEPYWAIYWPGGQGLSRYLLDNPSIVQMKKVLDLGSGCGATAIAAVMGGAADVVANDIDPIAGAALTMNCELNNLNPFPFLTDNLIGLEVGSWDVIVLGDMFYSEELADSLHQWLKKCIHAHGTKVLIGDPGRPHFVSHQIQGQLHKLTEYALPELTQQDNNGSTSTTVWNYQP, from the exons ATGGTTTCCTGGGGCTGGAGATGGCAGATACACTGGTGTGGTAAATATGTCTTCAGAAACGTATCAGGGCAAAAGAATCGAAGCCACCATTTGCCTTGGAGGGGGTTTCACCGGAGGACTTCAGGGAGCCTCCTTGATCCAGAGACACGGAAGTTTCTGGAAGAGAACACTGAAATCACCAACAGCGGGAATCTGACACCGGAAATAAAGTTACGGCTGCTGACCCCTCGCTGCCCATTCTGGAAGAAAAAGGCTGCCTTGTGGCCATATAAAGAACCCTACTGGGCAATCTACTGGCCTGGAGGCCAAGGACTATCCAG ATATCTTCTCGATAACCCCAGCATTGTCCAAATGAAGAAAGTTCTAGATCTCGGAAGTGGCTGTGGAGCAACAGCCATAGCAGCTGTGATGGGTGGTGCAGCCGACGTTGTCGCCAACGACATCGACCCTA TTGCAGGAGCAGCCTTAACAATGAACTGCGAATTGAACAACTTGAATCCCTTCCCTTTTCTAACGGACAACCTGATTGGTTTGGAAGTTGGCAGCTGGGATGTCATTGTCCTGGGGGACATGTTTTACAGTGAAGAGCTTGCAGACAGCCTTCATCAGTGGCTGAAGAAATGCATTCATGCACATGGGACCAAAGTGCTAATTGGGGACCCTGGCAGGCCTCACTTTGTGAGCCACCAAATTCAGGGTCAGTTGCACAAACTCACCGAGTATGCTCTCCCAGAACTGACCCAGCAAGACAACAATGGGTCCACCAGCACTACAGTTTGGAATTACCAGCCTTGA